A part of Melittangium boletus DSM 14713 genomic DNA contains:
- a CDS encoding WGR and DUF4132 domain-containing protein → MRRFELIDGSSQKFWEIELQGSDFTVRWGRIGTDGQSQQKSFPSAAKAQTEHDKLVTEKQKKGYAETSGGSTTKAKAKAKVATPEPAPEPAPVREVPPAPAPAAPDTSGPIFWTENLLGRVQPRRGGVTVPVRALLEPKKAWALVREDFKKRGPAQAHPDKHRKNLTAHTKALVARVQEAAPRVGSPEEDAVLLAYLQHKRRWDDKPRVDSAIDLLFALGGPVHATRALLLSLDLHVETDANDRVMARKGRNPKEDDSSDYDSVKESLQGGLSRLRALLTTQAGDSDHQAARTAAAALLREGDKHQRSAAAFLFPSEATWVRDSARTFIQKGRDGRDPLILHSLSDLRTLDLVTPHVDPWLLLDVEKETFSSLLDGVGPEIVGFLRALLVGQEDLRSEQMRTWAEVVASINSDEAMTLLLERPESEIAPSLIDAALRWPHRAARLVPQWALPTGKEGASPRSILSLLLARHPDAVQAALAGLSDKERDLVARLQAQASPNVPDAPSERLPPVLATPPWLSSQRPEAPPELNDVMAPAFPDALVWHEGEREAWLRRKGWGSEEYETYTEAKWHALEKKLAKGMAASDRTYLLDGEFFGHAPQALALKYLDQFQPDDWNARWMPRIIAQLGLDTLAVVERCVDARGGETHELCLPFAVTRLAPRMAEALGTKKGRSAARDWLLRHPAHATSGLLAPALGKPGKVRDAACAALRLLAAQGQEATVLKVAGDASPQVREAVKRVLAFDPLYLLPAKLPKIPTALGIEALPPPLLADRSAKLPPAAVEALATLLAVSSLEEPYIGLEQVKAACDRPSLARFAWALFETWLAQGASNKEGWVLQALGLLGDDETARKLAPLIRQWPGEAAHTRAVVGLDVLATIGTDVTLIYLNGIAEKVKFKGLQQKAQEKIEQIAEARGLTREELADRLVPDLGLDDRGSLTLDFGPRTFTVGFDEQLKPFVRDSDGAALKDLPKPIKKDDADKAEAAAEQWKALKKDAKVAAGTQILRLELAMCARRRWSPEVFRQFFVEHPLLIHVVRRLVWGVYSPEGALKDTFRVAEDRSFSDVNDDTWMLPEGALVGLPHALELDAKTSGAWGQLLADYQLIQPFPQLGRPTYALQDTEHGATKLGRVVGLKVPTGKVLNLEKRGWRRGAPQDAGVVCWMEKPLGPGLMAELELEEGIYTGMIEESPEQVLGTLVVRTGGHWAREEPRSLGELDPILFSELVRDLESLRPA, encoded by the coding sequence ATGCGTCGCTTCGAACTCATCGATGGCTCCTCCCAGAAGTTCTGGGAGATCGAACTCCAGGGCTCGGACTTCACGGTGCGCTGGGGGCGCATCGGCACGGACGGCCAGTCCCAGCAGAAGTCCTTCCCCTCCGCGGCCAAGGCCCAGACCGAGCACGACAAGCTCGTCACCGAGAAGCAGAAGAAGGGCTACGCGGAGACCTCGGGCGGCAGCACCACGAAGGCCAAGGCGAAGGCGAAAGTCGCAACTCCCGAACCCGCCCCCGAACCCGCTCCCGTTCGGGAAGTCCCGCCCGCCCCCGCCCCCGCCGCTCCGGACACCTCCGGGCCCATCTTCTGGACCGAGAACCTGCTGGGCCGGGTCCAGCCCCGGCGAGGCGGCGTCACCGTGCCCGTCCGGGCGCTCCTCGAGCCGAAGAAGGCCTGGGCCCTGGTGCGCGAGGACTTCAAGAAGCGGGGTCCGGCTCAGGCCCATCCGGACAAGCACCGCAAGAACCTCACGGCGCACACCAAGGCCCTCGTGGCGCGAGTCCAGGAGGCCGCCCCCCGCGTCGGCTCGCCCGAGGAAGACGCCGTGCTGCTCGCCTACCTGCAACACAAGAGGCGGTGGGACGACAAGCCCCGGGTGGATTCCGCCATCGACCTGCTCTTCGCGCTGGGCGGGCCCGTCCACGCGACCCGCGCCCTGCTCCTGTCCCTGGACCTCCACGTGGAGACGGACGCCAACGATCGGGTGATGGCGCGCAAGGGCCGCAACCCCAAGGAAGATGACTCGTCCGACTACGACAGCGTCAAGGAAAGCCTCCAGGGAGGATTGTCCCGGCTGCGCGCCCTGCTCACCACCCAGGCCGGGGACTCGGACCACCAGGCCGCCCGTACCGCCGCCGCCGCCCTCCTTCGCGAGGGCGACAAGCACCAGCGCTCGGCCGCGGCCTTCCTCTTCCCCTCCGAGGCCACCTGGGTCCGCGACTCGGCCCGGACCTTCATCCAGAAGGGGCGTGACGGGCGGGATCCCCTCATCCTTCACTCCCTCTCGGACCTCCGCACGCTCGACCTCGTCACACCCCACGTGGATCCGTGGCTCCTGCTGGACGTCGAGAAGGAAACCTTCAGCTCGCTGCTCGACGGCGTGGGGCCGGAGATCGTCGGCTTCCTGCGCGCCCTGCTCGTGGGCCAGGAGGATCTTCGCTCCGAGCAGATGCGCACCTGGGCCGAGGTCGTCGCGAGCATCAACTCCGACGAGGCGATGACGCTGCTGCTCGAACGCCCGGAGAGCGAGATCGCGCCCTCGCTGATCGACGCGGCCCTGCGCTGGCCCCACCGCGCCGCGCGCCTGGTGCCCCAATGGGCGCTGCCGACGGGCAAGGAGGGAGCCTCGCCCCGCAGCATCCTCTCGCTGCTCCTGGCCCGGCACCCCGATGCCGTCCAGGCCGCGCTCGCCGGACTGTCCGACAAGGAGCGCGACCTGGTGGCCCGGCTCCAGGCCCAGGCCAGCCCCAACGTCCCCGACGCCCCCTCCGAGCGCCTGCCGCCCGTGCTCGCCACGCCTCCCTGGCTGTCGAGCCAGAGGCCCGAGGCGCCTCCCGAGCTGAACGACGTCATGGCCCCCGCCTTCCCCGACGCCCTGGTGTGGCACGAGGGAGAACGGGAGGCCTGGCTGCGGCGCAAGGGTTGGGGCTCGGAAGAGTACGAGACCTACACCGAGGCGAAGTGGCACGCCCTGGAGAAGAAGCTCGCCAAGGGCATGGCGGCCAGCGACAGGACGTATCTCCTCGATGGGGAGTTCTTCGGCCATGCGCCCCAGGCGCTCGCCTTGAAGTACCTGGACCAGTTCCAGCCCGATGACTGGAACGCCCGATGGATGCCCCGCATCATCGCCCAGCTGGGCCTCGACACACTCGCCGTCGTGGAACGCTGCGTCGACGCGCGAGGGGGCGAGACCCACGAATTGTGCCTTCCCTTCGCCGTTACCCGGCTCGCGCCGCGCATGGCCGAGGCCCTGGGCACCAAGAAGGGCCGGAGCGCCGCTCGGGACTGGCTCCTGCGCCACCCCGCGCACGCCACCTCGGGGCTGCTGGCGCCCGCGCTCGGCAAGCCCGGCAAGGTCCGGGACGCCGCATGCGCCGCGCTGCGCCTGCTCGCCGCCCAGGGCCAGGAGGCCACGGTATTGAAGGTGGCGGGGGATGCCTCGCCCCAGGTGCGCGAGGCCGTGAAGCGGGTGCTCGCCTTCGATCCCCTCTACCTGCTGCCCGCGAAGCTCCCCAAGATCCCCACCGCGCTCGGTATCGAGGCCCTTCCCCCACCCCTGCTCGCCGACCGCTCCGCGAAGCTGCCCCCGGCCGCCGTCGAGGCCCTGGCCACCCTGCTCGCCGTCTCCTCCCTGGAGGAGCCCTATATCGGCCTGGAGCAGGTGAAGGCCGCCTGCGACCGTCCCAGCCTCGCCCGCTTCGCCTGGGCCCTCTTCGAGACGTGGCTCGCCCAGGGTGCCTCTAATAAGGAGGGGTGGGTGCTCCAGGCGCTCGGCCTGCTCGGAGATGACGAGACGGCGCGCAAGCTCGCCCCGCTCATCCGCCAGTGGCCCGGCGAAGCCGCCCACACCCGCGCTGTCGTGGGCCTGGACGTGCTCGCCACCATCGGCACCGACGTCACGCTCATCTACCTCAACGGCATCGCCGAGAAGGTCAAGTTCAAGGGCCTCCAGCAGAAGGCCCAGGAGAAGATCGAGCAGATCGCCGAGGCGCGCGGCCTCACCCGCGAGGAGCTGGCCGACCGGCTCGTGCCCGACCTTGGACTGGATGACCGTGGCTCGCTCACGCTGGACTTCGGTCCGCGCACCTTCACCGTGGGCTTCGATGAGCAGCTGAAGCCCTTCGTCCGGGATTCGGATGGCGCGGCGCTCAAGGACCTGCCCAAGCCCATCAAGAAGGACGACGCGGACAAGGCGGAGGCGGCCGCCGAGCAGTGGAAGGCCCTCAAGAAGGACGCCAAGGTGGCCGCGGGCACCCAGATCCTCCGTCTGGAGCTGGCCATGTGCGCCCGCCGCCGCTGGAGCCCGGAGGTCTTCCGCCAATTCTTCGTGGAGCATCCCCTGCTCATCCACGTCGTGCGCCGGCTCGTCTGGGGCGTCTACTCCCCCGAGGGCGCCTTGAAGGACACCTTCCGCGTCGCCGAGGACCGCTCCTTCTCGGACGTGAACGACGACACGTGGATGCTGCCCGAGGGCGCCCTCGTGGGTCTGCCCCATGCCCTGGAGCTGGACGCGAAGACCTCGGGGGCCTGGGGCCAGCTCCTCGCCGACTACCAGCTCATCCAACCCTTCCCCCAGCTCGGCCGTCCCACCTACGCCCTTCAAGACACGGAGCACGGGGCCACGAAGCTCGGGCGCGTGGTGGGACTCAAGGTGCCCACGGGCAAGGTGCTCAACCTGGAAAAGCGCGGCTGGCGGCGCGGCGCTCCCCAGGACGCGGGCGTGGTGTGTTGGATGGAGAAGCCCCTGGGCCCTGGCCTGATGGCCGAACTCGAGCTCGAGGAGGGCATCTACACGGGCATGATCGAGGAGTCCCCCGAGCAGGTCCTCGGCACGCTCGTGGTCCGGACCGGGGGGCACTGGGCCCGGGAAGAGCCCCGGTCCCTGGGTGAGCTGGACCCCATCCTCTTCTCCGAGCTGGTGAGGGACCTGGAGAGCCTGCGTCCGGCGTAA
- a CDS encoding LodA/GoxA family CTQ-dependent oxidase produces MSTGTTFKIHPAIGIARVGNSQDYYLAPVTAGGLPLEKDGETPVTQFRDEGGGIRRQAARFQIYAYDSVSPNGRPVGPGQANIRDIQWTVHLANKKASWYEFRQLAGSDGNHTEGTDAQGKPIPQALRNPRTTGQDRNKYIIDSGPRVVSCRGINATPQQGDFAKGQAPQGYPENFPPAGLLPEGNDITSLGQISADGSGHLDVRGGLGHSGCSAAYELTDKVLSSLVKDRKIPQSVADQLKPLLNEGYKSVDDFNTAIGGVLSPNDLKEYSPAIDQYAAQPRIDTYANNNFWWDDTSDGPVTALVYLEGSDTPVEVTPAWVLVAPPAYAPQILNTITLYDTMYDLFVREGKYNTDLYDPSKYSGGWNPDYKPNRQAEIQPIISRPSAYQWVANIDRQGVQQHGGLDQSSGRPSAFLDYMRPPGAENSGRSTLMPMLAGDNPISTYLPSKCLTLTRTQFFLLGQFSHNQYDTSTRVDSSGPGEQLDRAVLENCVGGAFCPGIEMTWLSRNIKIYSEPFRFLPMPVSGKGLQWDTEPTAGNGLEPGDATKYMALPWQADFNECSDQTIDGTVLWWWPAQRPYYVNYKDEHGEVKRGSWTRPTPANFNEDVLMVYNWKDLGFIIQQDDGTSSFLEVQRLPLSKADVVG; encoded by the coding sequence ATGAGCACGGGCACGACCTTCAAGATCCATCCTGCGATTGGCATTGCACGCGTCGGAAACAGCCAGGACTATTATCTGGCTCCCGTGACCGCGGGGGGACTGCCACTGGAGAAGGATGGCGAGACGCCTGTCACCCAGTTCCGGGATGAGGGCGGGGGCATCCGGAGGCAGGCGGCCCGCTTCCAGATCTATGCCTATGACTCCGTGAGCCCGAATGGGCGGCCCGTCGGGCCGGGGCAGGCCAACATCCGGGACATCCAGTGGACCGTGCACCTGGCCAACAAGAAGGCCTCCTGGTACGAGTTCCGGCAGCTGGCGGGTTCGGACGGCAACCACACGGAAGGCACGGACGCGCAGGGCAAACCCATCCCCCAGGCGCTGCGAAACCCCAGGACCACGGGACAGGATCGCAACAAGTACATCATCGATTCCGGCCCCCGGGTCGTCTCCTGCCGGGGCATCAACGCCACTCCCCAGCAGGGGGACTTCGCCAAGGGCCAGGCCCCCCAGGGCTACCCGGAGAACTTCCCTCCCGCGGGACTGCTCCCCGAGGGCAATGACATCACCTCCCTGGGACAGATCTCCGCGGACGGCAGTGGCCATCTCGACGTCCGGGGAGGCCTGGGCCACTCCGGGTGCTCCGCGGCGTATGAGCTCACCGACAAGGTGCTCTCCAGCCTGGTGAAGGACCGGAAGATTCCCCAGTCCGTCGCCGACCAGCTCAAGCCCCTCCTGAACGAGGGCTACAAGAGCGTTGATGACTTCAACACGGCCATCGGGGGGGTCCTCAGCCCCAATGACCTCAAGGAATACAGCCCGGCCATCGATCAGTACGCCGCCCAGCCGCGCATCGACACCTACGCCAACAACAACTTCTGGTGGGATGACACCTCCGACGGTCCCGTCACGGCGCTGGTCTACCTGGAGGGCAGCGACACGCCCGTGGAGGTGACGCCCGCGTGGGTGCTGGTCGCTCCACCGGCCTACGCTCCGCAGATCCTCAACACGATCACGCTGTACGACACGATGTATGACTTGTTCGTACGCGAAGGGAAGTACAACACGGACCTCTACGATCCGTCCAAATACTCGGGTGGGTGGAACCCCGACTACAAGCCCAACAGGCAGGCCGAGATCCAACCCATCATCAGCCGTCCTTCGGCCTACCAGTGGGTCGCCAATATCGACCGGCAGGGGGTCCAGCAACACGGCGGGTTGGACCAGTCCAGTGGGCGCCCTTCCGCGTTCTTGGACTACATGCGTCCTCCTGGAGCCGAGAACTCCGGGCGCTCCACGTTGATGCCGATGCTGGCGGGTGACAACCCCATCAGTACGTACCTCCCGAGCAAGTGTCTGACCTTGACTCGGACCCAGTTCTTCCTCCTGGGCCAGTTCAGTCATAATCAATACGATACCTCGACGCGGGTGGACTCCTCGGGGCCTGGCGAGCAGTTGGATCGCGCGGTCCTGGAGAACTGTGTCGGAGGGGCGTTCTGCCCGGGAATCGAAATGACGTGGCTCTCCAGGAATATCAAAATCTACAGCGAGCCGTTCCGGTTCCTGCCGATGCCGGTCAGTGGCAAGGGCCTCCAGTGGGACACCGAGCCGACCGCGGGCAATGGACTCGAGCCCGGGGATGCCACCAAGTACATGGCGCTGCCCTGGCAGGCGGACTTCAACGAGTGCTCCGATCAGACGATCGACGGCACCGTCCTCTGGTGGTGGCCCGCCCAGCGTCCCTACTACGTCAACTACAAGGACGAGCATGGCGAGGTGAAGCGGGGCTCCTGGACCCGTCCGACGCCTGCGAATTTCAACGAGGATGTGCTCATGGTCTACAACTGGAAGGACCTGGGTTTCATCATCCAGCAGGATGACGGGACGTCCTCGTTCCTGGAGGTGCAGCGGCTCCCTCTTTCCAAGGCTGACGTGGTCGGCTGA
- a CDS encoding tryptophan 7-halogenase, with protein MDTASHDVVVLGGGPAGAAVALALRGLTDCSVALVERSTYTEPRLGETLPPESRMLLTRLGVWEAFVQQGHLRSGGTSSSWGSETLGYNDYLLSPKGPGWHLDRRRFDQLLAEQAAGRGVDLHTSTELAGWERLKEGGYRLHVRRRGEAGSSCLQARFVVDATGRRAAFATAQGTRRLTFDRAFALYGFFQLKPGRTFNSYTLVEACEAGWWYSALLPGGRVVAGLLGDGESLRGLKPGHPEPWLALLERAPATRQKLEACDFTGEALVSLPANIARLDRLHAEDWLAVGDAACTYDPLSSQGISQALRSALLAAEALRRHFRGEPGALRAYEDTSRRQFEAHLQTRATYYRMERRWPMAPFWVHREQAFGAAPRADAMNPFHE; from the coding sequence ATGGACACGGCGTCTCACGATGTCGTCGTCCTCGGCGGCGGCCCCGCGGGCGCGGCGGTGGCCTTGGCGCTTCGCGGGCTCACGGACTGTTCCGTGGCGCTGGTCGAGCGCTCCACCTACACGGAGCCTCGTCTGGGAGAGACGCTTCCCCCGGAGAGCCGCATGCTGCTGACAAGGCTCGGTGTCTGGGAGGCGTTCGTCCAACAAGGACACCTGCGTTCAGGCGGGACCAGCTCCAGTTGGGGGAGCGAGACGCTGGGGTACAACGACTATCTCCTCTCGCCGAAGGGCCCCGGGTGGCACCTGGACCGGAGGCGGTTCGATCAGCTGCTGGCCGAGCAGGCCGCCGGACGCGGCGTGGACCTCCACACCTCCACGGAGCTGGCCGGATGGGAGCGCCTCAAGGAGGGCGGCTACCGGCTCCATGTGCGGCGGCGCGGAGAAGCGGGAAGCTCCTGTCTCCAGGCCCGTTTCGTCGTGGATGCGACGGGGCGGCGGGCCGCTTTCGCGACGGCCCAGGGCACCAGGCGGCTCACGTTCGATCGGGCCTTCGCCCTGTATGGCTTCTTCCAGCTCAAACCCGGGCGGACGTTCAATTCCTACACGCTCGTGGAGGCCTGTGAAGCGGGATGGTGGTACTCCGCGCTCCTCCCCGGAGGACGGGTGGTGGCTGGGCTGCTGGGGGATGGTGAGTCGCTGCGGGGCTTGAAGCCAGGCCATCCGGAGCCGTGGCTGGCCCTGCTCGAGCGAGCTCCCGCGACGCGACAGAAGCTGGAGGCCTGCGACTTCACCGGAGAGGCGCTGGTGTCGCTGCCGGCCAACATCGCCCGGCTGGACCGGCTGCACGCGGAGGACTGGCTGGCGGTGGGCGACGCGGCGTGCACCTACGATCCCCTCTCTTCCCAGGGGATTTCCCAGGCGCTCCGCTCCGCCTTGCTCGCCGCCGAGGCCTTGCGCCGCCACTTCCGTGGGGAGCCGGGCGCCCTGCGTGCCTACGAAGACACCTCGCGGAGACAGTTCGAGGCGCACCTCCAGACCCGGGCCACGTACTACCGGATGGAGCGGCGCTGGCCCATGGCTCCCTTCTGGGTTCATCGCGAGCAGGCATTCGGAGCCGCGCCTCGCGCGGACGCGATGAACCCTTTCCACGAATGA